The following proteins are co-located in the Campylobacter concisus genome:
- a CDS encoding radical SAM protein — protein MSLGIDLSPNQKSCNFDCVYCELSGAKTVNAIENPPSVDEIISDLKEALKAYQNIDVITLTANGEPTLYPHLKELIAKVNELKGSAKTLILSNGSGARDQKICEALQGLDIVKFSLDSAVQSTFKKIDRNKSGIEVGELIKAMAKFRKEFAGELVLEILVVAGFNDKEEEFIALNAAINEIAPHRVDIGTIDRPPAYNVKGVDAKKLEELAKQISGVPVNIAKAHKIEQKYNFSEDEILEMLRRRPQTIANVEENFSDSSKQTIAKFLQQDVVYLANVAGVKFYKLRA, from the coding sequence ATGAGCCTTGGCATCGATCTAAGCCCTAATCAAAAATCATGTAATTTTGACTGTGTTTATTGCGAGCTAAGTGGCGCAAAAACAGTCAATGCGATAGAAAATCCGCCAAGTGTTGACGAGATCATAAGCGATCTAAAAGAAGCTTTAAAAGCTTATCAAAATATCGACGTCATCACGCTTACAGCAAATGGCGAACCAACTCTTTACCCACACTTAAAAGAGCTGATAGCAAAAGTAAATGAGCTAAAAGGTAGCGCAAAAACACTTATTTTGAGTAATGGCTCAGGCGCGAGGGATCAAAAAATTTGTGAAGCCTTGCAAGGGCTTGATATAGTGAAATTTAGCCTTGATAGCGCGGTGCAAAGCACATTTAAAAAGATAGACCGCAACAAAAGCGGTATAGAAGTTGGCGAGCTTATAAAAGCAATGGCTAAATTTCGCAAGGAATTCGCTGGTGAGCTTGTGCTTGAAATTTTGGTTGTGGCTGGATTTAACGACAAAGAAGAGGAATTTATAGCACTCAATGCTGCGATAAATGAGATAGCTCCGCACCGAGTGGATATTGGCACGATAGATCGCCCACCAGCTTATAATGTAAAGGGTGTAGACGCTAAAAAACTAGAGGAGCTAGCCAAGCAGATAAGTGGCGTACCAGTTAATATAGCCAAAGCTCACAAAATAGAGCAAAAGTATAACTTTAGTGAAGATGAAATTCTAGAAATGCTAAGGCGTCGTCCGCAAACTATTGCAAATGTTGAAGAAAATTTTTCTGACTCTTCAAAGCAAACTATAGCAAAATTCTTACAACAAGATGTGGTTTATCTAGCCAATGTTGCTGGA